The region GGCCAAGCATTTATACGTGCTTTATTCTCGCCTAAACTTTCAATTGTAAATTCAGTTGGCATATGAGCTGTTGTAACTACTTTTCTCATTTGCTACTCCTTATTACTTAGAGTATAGCTCTACTATGAATCTTTCCTCAACAGGAATGACAACTTCTTCTCTCTCAGGTTTTCTTGTGAAAATTCCATATTTTTTATCTTTTTCAACATCAACCCACTCAACAATACCTGTTTGATTTGTAAGTTCAACTGCTCTTACTATTTGAGGATTGTTTTTGCTTTTTTCTACAACTTCAATTTTAGCGCCTGGTAATACTCTATAACTTGGAACATCTACTCTTTTACCATTTACTAAAATATGTCCGTGAGTTACAAGTTGTCTTGCAAAACGGCGAGTTGTAGCAAAGCCCATTCTATAAACAACATTATCAAGTCTTTGTTCTAAGAATTGAATTAAAATAGAACCTGTATTTCCATCTTTTCTAGCAGCTTCATTAAATAAACTTCTAAATTGCTTTTCGCTTACACCATACATAAATTTAGCTTTTTGCTTTTCTCTTAATTGTAAACCGTATTCGCTAATTTTACCTCTTCTTTGACCATGCTGACCTGGTGCATAAGGTCTTTTATCTAAAGCACTCTTACCAGCTAGTCTTCTTTCACCCTTCATTGCAAGGCTAACGCCTAATCTTCTTTCAATTTTCTCTACTGGTCCAGTATATCTTGCCATACTATTTCTCCTATATTCCTATACTTATATTATACACGACGGCGTTTTGGTGGTCTGCAACCATTATGTGCTAATGGTGTAATATCTTTTAAGAAAGTAACTTTAATACCTTCAACTGCACCAACACTCTTAACAGCAGTTTCTCTACCGCTACCAGGACCTTGAACACGAATACCAACTTCTTTAATTCCGTGTTCTTTAGCTTTATTTAAAGCATCTTCAACCGCTTGTTGAGCAGCAAATGGAGTTGATTTTTTAGAACCTTTAAATCCTAAACCACCTGCACTACTCCATGCAATTGCATTTCCCATTTCATCTGTAACTGTTACCATTGTATTGTTAAAAGTTGCACTAATATATACTACACCTTTAGCAATATTCTTTTTAACTACTTTTTTCTTAACTACTTTTCTCTTAGCCATTATCTATCCTTACGCTTTTGCACCAACGGTTTTTCTCTTACCTTTGCGAGTTCTAGCATTTGTTTTAGTTTTTTGACCACGCACTGGTAAACCTTTTCTATGTCTTAAACCACGATATGAACCTAAATCCATTAAAGCTTTAATGTCCATAGCAACTTGTTTTCTTAAATCACCCTCAACTAAATAATGTTCTTGGATTTCTTTACGAATATTTGCTGCTTCATCTTCGCTTAATTCATATACACGCTTGTTTGGATCTATTCCAACTGCTGCTAAAATTTTGCGTGAAGTAAATAAACCTATACCATAGATATAAGTTAAGCCATATTCAATTCTTTTTTTCTTTGGTAAATCAACACCTGCAATACGAGCCATACCTTATCCTTGTCTTTGTTTGTGTTTTGGATTTTCGCAAATAATACGAACAACGCCTTTTCTCATAACGACTTTACATTTGTCGCACATTTTCTTAACAGATGGTCTTACTTTCATCTTGTCTCCTAAAAAATAATTTGCTTTCCACTTTTTTACAATCTGCATTTTTAGGTATCACGAATTACCAACTAATATTTAAATGGTGGAAAATTCACTCAAATATTACTTCTTCACACAGATAAATTGCAAAAAGTTAGGATAATATCAAAATAACATTAATATAACATTAAACAAAATAATTTCTATGAATTTAAAATAAATAGATAGAATAAAGATTATTAGGCTTAAGTATTAAGCACGACACATTCATTACAAGCTGTCGTTATAAAATCATTTGAAAGGTTTATTATGAAATTAGCGTTATTGCCTATATTGGCTGGGGCTTGTTTTGGAATTTTAGCTCCTGTCTTGGTGTATTTTGGAAACCCTGCAAATATGGGGGTTTGTGCTGCGTGTTTTACTAGAGATATTGCTGGAGCTTTAGGGCTTCATAATGCTAGTATAGTTAAATATATAAGACCTGAGATTATTGGGCTTGTTTTAGGTGCATTTTTAAGTGCATTTTTAGCTAAAGAATATCGTCCTAGAATGGGTTCAAGTCCTATAATTAGATTTTTCTTAGGTGTATTTGCAATGATTGGCGCTTTAGTGTTCTTAGGATGTCCTTGGAGAATGTTTTTAAGACTTAGTGCTGGGGACCTAAGTGCTATTGCTGGGCTTTTTGGTTTTCTCGCTGGAATTTGGGTTGCTGTAATATTTTTAAAAAAAGGTTTTAGTTTAGGAAGAAATTATATAAGCTCAAATATAAATGGCTACATTTTTATATTATTTGCCTTAATTTTATTGATACTTTTAGTACTTAAAACTAATACTGATTTTAAATTTATAGACTTTTCTGCTAAAGGTCCAGGTTCATTACATGCTCCTATTTTAATCTCACTTGTTGTTGGAATTTTCTTAGGATTTTTATTTCAAAAAAGTAGATTTTGTTCAGTTGGTGCAATTAGAGATATGATAATTTTAAAAGATAGTCATTTATTACAAGGACTAATAGCATTAATTGTATTTGCTATAATCACAAATTTAATTTTTGGATTTACAAAAATTGGATTTAACGAACAACCTATAGCACATAATGATTTTATTTGGAACTTCTTAGGAATGTTTTTATCAGGTCTTGCTTTTACATTTGCTGGAGGTTGTCCTGGAAGACAATTAGTATTAGCTGGAGAAGGTGATAGCGATGCTGGTATTTTTGTATTAGGTTTACTTTTTGGTGCAGCTTTTGCACATAATTTTGCACTTGCTAGTTCGGGTGCAGGAATAGGTGAAAACGCTCCTATTGCAGTAATTTTAGGAATAGTTTTTTGTATTTTTATAGGAATATTTGCAAGGAATAAAAGATGATTGAATTAGATGTAAGAGGACTTAACTGTCCTGAACCAGTAATAATGCTCAAAAATCTTATAGATAATGGTGAAAAAAATATAAAAGTAATAACTAGCTATGGGGCAAGTGCAAGTAATATTGAAAGGCTTATAAAAAATAGCAAATATAAAATAATTGCAAAAGTAGAAAATGAAAATGATATAATATTTAAAATACAAAATGGATAAATATTATTATTTTGATAACGCTTCAAGCTCATATCCAAAAGCTCCTAATATAATGGATTTTACAGGTCTTGTAAATCCTAGTAAGGGCGCTTATGATATGAGTTTTGATACAGCTAGGATTGTTTTTAAAACTAGAAAAAAACTAGCAAATTTATTTGGCTTAAAAGACATTAGAAGAGTTATTTTTACAAGTGGAGCAACTCATAGCATAAATATAGTTTTAAATGGACTTTTAAAGCAAAATGATATTGTAGTTATTACAAATTATGAACATAATGCTGTTTTTAGAACTTTAAATCATCTTAAAGCTAAACTTAATTTAGAGCTTAGAATAATTCCTTGCGAAAGTGATTTTAGCCTTGATTTAAAAGTTGCTTATGATATGCTAAAAGGCGCAAAATTACTCATAAGCACCCATGTAAATAATGTCTGTGGTAAAATGGCAAATGTTGATGAGCTAAGTGAATTAGCTAAAATTAATAAAACATTTTTTATGCTTGATGCTGCACAAAGTGTAGGCACAATTACTATGAATGATATTATGAATAAAGTTGATTTTTTATGTTTTAGTGCCCATAAAGGATTATTATCTTTAAGTGGCTTAGGAGGACTTTTAATAAACGATGATTTTGATATAAATTTGCTTGAACCTTTAATTTATGGCGGGACAAGTAGTTTTAGCGATAGTGAAAAAATGCCAGAATTTTTACCCGATAAATACGAAGCTGGGAGCTTAAATTACCACGCCATAGCATCACTTTTTAATAGTATTGATTATATAGAACAAATAGGAATAGAAAATATTTATCAAAAAAACCTTGAATTAAGAGAATATTTTTTAGCAAATGCTAAAGGTATCATAATACACGATATAAAAAACTCCATTAATAATGTTTCAATTCTTTTTAAAAATATAGACATAAGCAAGGCTACTGATAAGCTAAATAAAGATTATAAAATATGCGTTAGAAGTGGGCTTCATTGCTCTATTTTAACTCATAAACTCTTAGGCACTTTTAGTAAAGGTGGAAGCATTAGAATTGCTTTTGGAGTGCATAATAATTTAGATGAAACTAAGTATTTAATAAAGGCTTTAGAGGAGATTAGTAATGATTAAGGCTTATATTTTAGTGCATACTAGTGCTTGTGCTTTTATGAGTGAAGAAGTGTTAAATAAGGCTAAGATTTATAATAAATTAGTCTCAACGCCAAGGGAATTTTCAAGCGATTGCGGAATGAGTGTTTATGTAGAATGTCCTAATGTTGATGAAATTTCACAAATTTTAAACGAAAACAAAATAGAACATATAATAAAAATTATTTAATTAAAATAATATTTTAAATTAATATTTAACTAAAATAATTATTTATTAAATAATTAAAATAAAAATATTTAATTTGTACTTATATTAGTTCTGATATTTAATCGTATATAAAATAATAAATAAAAAATACGATAAAAATTTACTTACAACAATTTAAAATTATTAACTTCATACCTTATTTTATATAAGAATAATTAAATAATAATTTATTATAAAAAGAAATAAAATAATTATTTTTTCTTTTTATAATATTTTTTATGTTTTTATAATAGTAAAAATAAATAAAATTTTAATTTTTATCTTAAATTCATTGATTATTAACTAAAATTAACTTATTATTAATAATAAATTAAAAATTAAGGAGTTAAAATGTTAATAAATACTATAGGATTTTTAAATAATAATGAAAACAAAAATACAGACAATAACTTTTCAACCTTTAAAGAAAATGCAATAATTCCTTGTGAATTTACAAATTCAATATGTTTTGGACAAACTGGTTGTGGAAAAACAAGTAGCTTTGTCCTACCTAACATAAAAAACAGATTAGAATTAAACCACAACCTAATAGTATTCGATTACAAAGGAAATTTATACGAACAAGTTATGTTTTTGTCACAAGATAGATTTAATGATATAAAATTACTTGGCTACCCATTAGGATGCAAATTTAACTTGCTAAAAGAATTAAATGACAAAGATTTTGATTTAATTTTTATTGATGAATCAAAAATGGACTACTGGGCAAAATCAGCAAAGGCACTTTTTATGGCATTAAAAGACTTAATTGAATTAACTATTAAATTTAAAAATGAAAAATTCTATAAAAATTTTAACGATTTTAATCTACCAAAAGAACTAAGCTTTAACACAATTTATCAATATTTAAACACAAAAGAAATTTCAAAATTATGCAGTTTTTGTAAAGATTATATTTTAAGCGTTCATTTAGGAACAAAAATAGGTTTGAAAAATGATTACAATATATTTTTAGCTAATAAAATTTATAAAAGTTGTGAATTTTTAGAGCCATTTACTGACGAAAACTTAGAGAGTACAAGTAGTAGTACGGGTAATAAAGGTGTTATTGAATGCTGTGCTAACTATATAAAAGATTTAGCAATGAATGAAAGTATCAACAATGACAAGGGCTGTTTAAGAGATTTACTTTCACAAAATTTTATATTTATAATAAATTGCTCTTATCTTACAAATAATATAAATATGATTTTAAATAAATGTATTTTTAATATTCTTAAAGAAATTAAAAACAAAAAACCAACAAGCATATTCTTAGATGAAGCACATAAAATAATTGATAAAAATAGCATTCCTGAAGTTAGCGTGTGTAGAGAATTTAAAGTAGAATATTTTTTCTCAACACAAAATAAGAATCAGTTAATTACATTATTAGGTAACACTGCAAGTGATGCTTTATTGCAAAATATAGCTCGTCAAATTTCATTTTATGATAATTCAGATGATAATTATAAATATTTAAAAACTTTTGAATTTAAAATAACTGAAAATTCTAAAGATTTTGATGATGAAATTCATACAGCAAAACATATTTTTATAAATGAAAATATTTGTAACGAGATGAATTCTAAATATTATGAAATGATTTTAAAAAACAATAATGATTATATTTTAGTGGATGAAAACGGAAAAAAATATAATAAAAATATAGTGATAAAACAAAAAAATAACAATAATATAAATGAAATTTTAATATTAAAAAACGAAAAATCAATCTTAGGCTATATTTTTAACAAAAAAGAAAATCAAGAAAATAAAAAACAATGTCTAACATTTATTGAAAAAAATATAAAAAATAGTAATTTCACTGCATCAAAATATTTAGCAGAATGTAGATGCAAAAAAGAACCAGAAATATTAGACAAGACAAGATATAAATTTGATCAAAAAACGCTTGATGAAACTAGAAAAGAAATGAGTCACTACATTGATGACTATTATGATAACATTGACTTTGTAGAAAATTATTGCGACCTAGATAATAATTTTGATGATGAATATTGATTTAGCACCAAAAAGTGCTAAATTATTTAAGGATTTTTTATTTTTTTACTATAAGAAAAAATAACTAATAAGATATATCACAATTATTACTCTATTAAATTCTATTACCATATTAAAATAACTTGATCTAACTATATTTATTATATATTTTTAGTAAACTCAAACTCTAAAAAAATTTTAAAATGATTACTGAATGAATATTTATGTGAAATATCCCAATATAAACAAAGTTTCAAAAATACTAGATAAAAATAAAATAGAGCATATTATAAAAATTATTTAATTACAGATTTAAATTCTAAGAAAATTTTATTTTATATTAAAATATAATTGACTATTTGTTTAACTTGGGGGGGGGGGTATAATCACTCAAAAGGAGAACTAATGAGTGAATTATCAACAAACGAAAACAAATATGAATTATTTAAAGGCGTTGCTTTAAGTGATAACTATGAAATAGTAGGTTATGATTTAGTTTATTTAAGTGAAATTGAAATTATTTCTATATCTAAAGAAGACTATAAAGATGCTGAAAAAAATCTAAAAGCATTGGCAAATTTTTTGGTTTTAATTGTGTTCTAAAAGTTACTAAAGAGCAATATACAGATAATACAAGCACGACCGGTATAATGGATACAAAAGGAACTATGAAAGCTAGTCCAAATCCTTTTGAAATTTCAAGAAATTATGTTGTCAAAACAGCTTCTACTATAAAATCCATTACAAAAACAAACAATGTATTTACAATTAAAGGTTTGTTAGGTATTATCGGCAAACCAAATCCAAATGCAAATACTTTAAAAATAATTTTTAAAGAAAAAGAAAAAATATATTTAGAATGTATAGATACAGCAAGAAATATTTATTATGCAAATTTACATATAAAAAATATAGAACAAAAACTCTCAATATTTCCGATGAATATCTTTGCAAATTTTACAAGAGCAGGACTTGTTAAAAATCATGTAGAAACATTGGTTAAATATGAA is a window of Campylobacter sp. MG1 DNA encoding:
- the rpsD gene encoding 30S ribosomal protein S4, with product MARYTGPVEKIERRLGVSLAMKGERRLAGKSALDKRPYAPGQHGQRRGKISEYGLQLREKQKAKFMYGVSEKQFRSLFNEAARKDGNTGSILIQFLEQRLDNVVYRMGFATTRRFARQLVTHGHILVNGKRVDVPSYRVLPGAKIEVVEKSKNNPQIVRAVELTNQTGIVEWVDVEKDKKYGIFTRKPEREEVVIPVEERFIVELYSK
- a CDS encoding DUF3343 domain-containing protein; the protein is MIKAYILVHTSACAFMSEEVLNKAKIYNKLVSTPREFSSDCGMSVYVECPNVDEISQILNENKIEHIIKII
- a CDS encoding aminotransferase class V-fold PLP-dependent enzyme, whose amino-acid sequence is MDKYYYFDNASSSYPKAPNIMDFTGLVNPSKGAYDMSFDTARIVFKTRKKLANLFGLKDIRRVIFTSGATHSINIVLNGLLKQNDIVVITNYEHNAVFRTLNHLKAKLNLELRIIPCESDFSLDLKVAYDMLKGAKLLISTHVNNVCGKMANVDELSELAKINKTFFMLDAAQSVGTITMNDIMNKVDFLCFSAHKGLLSLSGLGGLLINDDFDINLLEPLIYGGTSSFSDSEKMPEFLPDKYEAGSLNYHAIASLFNSIDYIEQIGIENIYQKNLELREYFLANAKGIIIHDIKNSINNVSILFKNIDISKATDKLNKDYKICVRSGLHCSILTHKLLGTFSKGGSIRIAFGVHNNLDETKYLIKALEEISND
- the rpsM gene encoding 30S ribosomal protein S13 — protein: MARIAGVDLPKKKRIEYGLTYIYGIGLFTSRKILAAVGIDPNKRVYELSEDEAANIRKEIQEHYLVEGDLRKQVAMDIKALMDLGSYRGLRHRKGLPVRGQKTKTNARTRKGKRKTVGAKA
- the rpmJ gene encoding 50S ribosomal protein L36, encoding MKVRPSVKKMCDKCKVVMRKGVVRIICENPKHKQRQG
- a CDS encoding sulfurtransferase TusA family protein, translated to MIELDVRGLNCPEPVIMLKNLIDNGEKNIKVITSYGASASNIERLIKNSKYKIIAKVENENDIIFKIQNG
- the yedE gene encoding YedE family putative selenium transporter, which translates into the protein MKLALLPILAGACFGILAPVLVYFGNPANMGVCAACFTRDIAGALGLHNASIVKYIRPEIIGLVLGAFLSAFLAKEYRPRMGSSPIIRFFLGVFAMIGALVFLGCPWRMFLRLSAGDLSAIAGLFGFLAGIWVAVIFLKKGFSLGRNYISSNINGYIFILFALILLILLVLKTNTDFKFIDFSAKGPGSLHAPILISLVVGIFLGFLFQKSRFCSVGAIRDMIILKDSHLLQGLIALIVFAIITNLIFGFTKIGFNEQPIAHNDFIWNFLGMFLSGLAFTFAGGCPGRQLVLAGEGDSDAGIFVLGLLFGAAFAHNFALASSGAGIGENAPIAVILGIVFCIFIGIFARNKR
- the rpsK gene encoding 30S ribosomal protein S11 is translated as MAKRKVVKKKVVKKNIAKGVVYISATFNNTMVTVTDEMGNAIAWSSAGGLGFKGSKKSTPFAAQQAVEDALNKAKEHGIKEVGIRVQGPGSGRETAVKSVGAVEGIKVTFLKDITPLAHNGCRPPKRRRV
- a CDS encoding type IV secretory system conjugative DNA transfer family protein — translated: MLINTIGFLNNNENKNTDNNFSTFKENAIIPCEFTNSICFGQTGCGKTSSFVLPNIKNRLELNHNLIVFDYKGNLYEQVMFLSQDRFNDIKLLGYPLGCKFNLLKELNDKDFDLIFIDESKMDYWAKSAKALFMALKDLIELTIKFKNEKFYKNFNDFNLPKELSFNTIYQYLNTKEISKLCSFCKDYILSVHLGTKIGLKNDYNIFLANKIYKSCEFLEPFTDENLESTSSSTGNKGVIECCANYIKDLAMNESINNDKGCLRDLLSQNFIFIINCSYLTNNINMILNKCIFNILKEIKNKKPTSIFLDEAHKIIDKNSIPEVSVCREFKVEYFFSTQNKNQLITLLGNTASDALLQNIARQISFYDNSDDNYKYLKTFEFKITENSKDFDDEIHTAKHIFINENICNEMNSKYYEMILKNNNDYILVDENGKKYNKNIVIKQKNNNNINEILILKNEKSILGYIFNKKENQENKKQCLTFIEKNIKNSNFTASKYLAECRCKKEPEILDKTRYKFDQKTLDETRKEMSHYIDDYYDNIDFVENYCDLDNNFDDEY